In Helianthus annuus cultivar XRQ/B chromosome 9, HanXRQr2.0-SUNRISE, whole genome shotgun sequence, the following are encoded in one genomic region:
- the LOC110878033 gene encoding uncharacterized protein LOC110878033 gives MPSSNISPSFQNQNLEALLESAKPFLREEFHKIDEKLPTLIEILCSAGAGECYHRLSTFLDHLRHVYRTIKLWKAPDSIALCALFHSVYSNSYCNIVLFDPETSRDKVRSLIGEAAERIAYLFCVVDRLSLVHKSVMCQFTESELGEYLKASEVSVTNANDNGVFNGDEKWRKKMQSLVPAGGLFGRHHTTGEEIPVSRRIIGVFLLMTIADISEQYFGFQDVLYENTNGRLELDGDRFDTLYPGNGKPGLWMNAASRMAAVYTLLVREEAIFLQENRRGSGIDRDEDIELVIPPVFHHCTKILDANDLIMARDLYWEVVCDDGCDQVKKDKSEGKLVKCIEVNPYVGEPHVLLGQFYMSRGRFEEAEKEIEKGLRFLLEWGGSWDKRISWEGWVAWCRVMLNKAKERSWPQTAWGVINLGLVR, from the coding sequence atGCCGTCATCCAACATCTCCCCATCCTTCCAAAATCAAAACCTTGAAGCCCTCTTGGAATCCGCCAAGCCTTTCCTCCGTGAAGAATTCCACAAAATCGATGAAAAACTTCCAACCCTAATCGAAATTCTGTGTTCCGCCGGCGCTGGTGAGTGTTACCACCGCCTAAGCACCTTCCTTGACCACCTCCGCCATGTCTACCGCACCATCAAGCTATGGAAGGCCCCCGATTCCATCGCACTTTGCGCACTCTTTCACTCCGTTTACTCCAACTCCTACTGTAACATAGTTCTCTTCGACCCAGAAACTAGCCGCGACAAAGTGCGCAGCCTCATCGGTGAGGCTGCGGAGCGAATCGCGTATCTTTTCTGCGTTGTGGACCGCCTGTCTCTCGTTCACAAAAGCGTCATGTGCCAGTTCACCGAGTCGGAGCTTGGAGAGTACCTCAAGGCTTCCGAGGTTTCGGTGACGAACGCTAACGACAATGGTGTGTTCAATGGCGACGAAAAATGGCGTAAGAAGATGCAGTCACTCGTGCCGGCTGGTGGATTGTTTGGGAGACACCACACGACAGGTGAAGAGATTCCGGTGTCACGACGGATAATCGGAGTGTTTCTCCTGATGACCATAGCGGATATCAGCGAGCAATACTTCGGTTTCCAGGACGTGTTATACGAAAACACAAACGGGCGTCTTGAACTGGACGGAGACCGGTTCGATACGTTGTATCCTGGAAACGGGAAACCGGGGTTATGGATGAATGCAGCATCAAGAATGGCTGCAGTTTATACGTTATTGGTGCGAGAAGAAGCTATTTTCTTGCAAGAAAACAGAAGGGGTAGTGGGATTGATAGAGACGAAGATATCGAGCTTGTGATCCCTCCGGTTTTCCATCATTGCACCAAGATTCTTGATGCAAATGACTTGATCATGGCTCGGGACTTGTACTGGGAGGTGGTTTGTGATGATGGGTGTGACCAGGTTAAGAAGGATAAGAGTGAGGGGAAGTTGGTTAAGTGTATTGAGGTGAACCCATACGTTGGTGAGCCACATGTGTTGTTGGGTCAGTTTTATATGAGCAGAGGGAGGTTTGAGGAGGCTGAAAAGGAGATTGAGAAGGGGTTGAGATTTTTGTTGGAGTGGGGTGGTTCATGGGACAAGAGGATTTCATGGGAAGGGTGGGTGGCTTGGTGTAGGGTCATGTTGAACAAGGCTAAGGAGAGGTCTTGGCCACAAACTGCATGGGGGGTCATCAATTTGGGGCTTGTTAGGTAA
- the LOC110876007 gene encoding uncharacterized mitochondrial protein AtMg00810-like, giving the protein MAYLLLYVDDIILTASEPSLLARIISSLSSTFSMTDLGQLHHFLGIIATRDINGLFLSQAQNTREILQRASMSNCKPCSMPVDTSTKLRCTTGTRLTDGTLYRQLAGALQDLTFTRPDITYVVLQVCLFMHAPREPHFAFMKCILRYLQGTLDYGLRITASKSLALTAYSDAEWGGCPNTRRSTSGYYVFWETTSCLGHESVNTLYPDRVLKLNIAELLMQ; this is encoded by the coding sequence ATGGCTTATCTTTTATTGTacgtggatgacattattttgaCTGCATCTGAACCAAGTTTGTTAGCACGCATCATTAGTTCCTTGTCTTCCACCTTTTCCATGACAGACCTCGGTCAGTTGCATCATTTTTTGGGCATTATAGCTACACGTGATATTAACGGTCTCTTTCTGTCTCAAGCTCAAAACACTAGGGAAATTTTACAAAGAGCCTCAATGTCAAATTGCAAGCCTTGCAGTATGCCCGTGGACACGTCCACTAAACTTAGGTGCACTACCGGTACACGGTTAACCGATGGCACGCTATATCGTCAACTCGCGGGAGCTCTTCAGGATCTTACCTTTACTCGACCGGATATTACGTATGTTGTTCTACAAGTTTGCTTATTTATGCATGCACCACGCGAACCTCATTTTGCATTCATGAAGTGCATCTTACGTTACCTTCAAGGCACTCTTGATTATGGTTTACGGATCACGGCTTCCAAATCCTTGGCATTGACCGCCTACTCCGATGCCGAATGGGGCGGATGCCCCAACACAAGACGTTCCACTTCTGGTTATTATGTTTTTTGGGAGACAACCTCGTGTCTTGGTCATGAAAGCGTCAACACACTATATCCCGATCGAGTGCTGAAGCTGAATATCGCGGAGTTGCTAATGCAGTAG